ATTTATCCCAGCCGCCACTGCCGGGCGGCTTGCCGGACAAGCGCCAGGTGGCGGCCTCGTTTTCCCGCGCCGCCGCCAGCTACGACAGCGTGGCCGAGTTGCAGCGCGCAGTCGGGCATGCGCTGATGTCCCGCTTGCCGGCGGCCATCGCGCCTCGGCGCTGGCTGGATGTAGGCTGCGGCACGGGTTATTTCAGCCGTGCGCTGGGCGAATGGCTGCCGGCAAGCCAAGGCGTAGCGCTGGATATTGCCGAAGGCATGCTTAGCCATGCGCGACCATTGGGCGGCGCGCAGCACTTCATCGCGGGGGATGCTGAACGCTTGCCGCTGGCAACTGAAAGTTTCGAGCTGCTGTTCTCCAGCCTGGCGGTGCAGTGGTGCGCGAATTTCGACGCGGTACTCAGTGAAGCCTATCGTGTGCTGCAACCCGGGGGCGTGTTCGCATTTGCGAGCCTGTGCGTGGGCACCCTGGACGAGTTGCGCCAAAGCTGGCGTGCGGCGGATGGCCTGGTTCACGTCAACCGCTTCCGCACCTTCGAGGCTTACCAACAGCTGTGTGCTGCCAGCGGTTTACGGGTGCTGAGCCTGGAGCGCCAGCCCCACGTGTTGCATTACCCGGATGTGCGCAGCCTGACCCATGAACTCAAGGCGTTGGGCGCGCATAACCTCAACCCCGGCCGGCCGGGAGGGTTGACGGGCCGCGCGCGGATTGTTGCACTGGTGCACGCTTACGAGCAGTTCCGCCAGGCCCAGGGCCTGCCCGCCACGTACCAAGTGGTGTACGCCGTACTGGAGAAACCGTTATGAGCGCTGCTTATTTCATCACCGGCACCGACACCGATGTGGGCAAAACCACCATCGCCGCCGGGCTGCTGCATGCCGCGCGGCTTGCGGGTAAAAGCACCGCTGCCGGAAAGCCGGTGGCTTCAGGTTGCCAGGTAACCCCTAAAGGGTTGCGCAATGCCGACGCCTTGGCGCTGCTGGCCGAATGTTCGCTGCCGCTGACCTATGCCGAGGTCAACCCGGTGGCCTTCGAGCCCGCGATTGCGCCGCACTTGGCTGCGCGGGAGGCGGGCGTGGCGTTGACGGTGCAATCGCTGCTCAAACCGATGCAACACATATTGGCGCAGCACGCGGATTTCACCTTGATCGAAGGTGCAGGCGGCTGGCGAGTGCCGTTGGCCGATCAGGCCAACCTGTCGGACCTGGCCATCGCGCTCAAGCTGCCGGTGATTCTGGTGGTGGGCGTACGTCTGGGTTGTATCAGCCATGCCTTGCT
The window above is part of the Pseudomonas sp. KBS0710 genome. Proteins encoded here:
- the bioC gene encoding malonyl-ACP O-methyltransferase BioC, encoding MTDLSQPPLPGGLPDKRQVAASFSRAAASYDSVAELQRAVGHALMSRLPAAIAPRRWLDVGCGTGYFSRALGEWLPASQGVALDIAEGMLSHARPLGGAQHFIAGDAERLPLATESFELLFSSLAVQWCANFDAVLSEAYRVLQPGGVFAFASLCVGTLDELRQSWRAADGLVHVNRFRTFEAYQQLCAASGLRVLSLERQPHVLHYPDVRSLTHELKALGAHNLNPGRPGGLTGRARIVALVHAYEQFRQAQGLPATYQVVYAVLEKPL
- the bioD gene encoding dethiobiotin synthase — encoded protein: MSAAYFITGTDTDVGKTTIAAGLLHAARLAGKSTAAGKPVASGCQVTPKGLRNADALALLAECSLPLTYAEVNPVAFEPAIAPHLAAREAGVALTVQSLLKPMQHILAQHADFTLIEGAGGWRVPLADQANLSDLAIALKLPVILVVGVRLGCISHALLTAEAIARDGLPLAGWVANIIDPKTSRLEENLATLAERLPAPCLGRVPKLKQASAKAVAEYLELDLLD